In Carya illinoinensis cultivar Pawnee chromosome 7, C.illinoinensisPawnee_v1, whole genome shotgun sequence, the following are encoded in one genomic region:
- the LOC122315866 gene encoding transcription factor MYB3R-1-like isoform X4 has translation MEGDRKIHTPQDGIGDGGQKMRHLHGRTSGPTRRSTKGQWTPEEDEILQKAVQRFKGKNWKKIAECFKDRTDVQCLHRWQKVLNPELVKGPWSKEEDEVIIELVNKHGPKKWSTIAQHLPGRIGKQCRERWHNHLNPAINKEAWTQEEELALIHAHQIYGNKWAELAKLLPGRTDNAIKNHWNSSVKKKLDSYLASGLLAQIPALPLVVHQNQHMLSSSLRMQGSGDDSGPKGIEAEEISECSQDSTVAGSFKSSSEMANSVLHARQEFMLTQESGSAKERSLSPPSCSEQYYTSLEDVSIPGFTFEADCSDKFLHQNFSHDAETSAGRDHQFSLHALPDISSLEVGQESSQLQTHYMGTNESHETMNIAGRTSEELRASTSMGDIAIDSYKQEPVLIPDDECCRVLFSEALNDGFFSGSLTKGSNIVPSGGCTDSFCCQSLSGIIPEAGGSSAVQFYCSSGSLMVAPCSQPSGSLCSLQSVDCGAVLYSDEPNRLFETQENGFVTSAHDGFIYTNDSADPPCNNDIDDTGMQEQPDILKEPSKLVPVNSFGSGSDITDTCHSMCGRPHVHTEHQDTGALCYEPPCFPSLDIPFLSCDLIQSGSDTQQEYSPLGIRRLMMSSMNCVTPFRLWDSPSRDNSPDALLKSAAKTFTGTPSILKKRHRELLSPLSDRRSDKKLEIDMTSRLTKDFSRLDVMFDESGTQKAPLLSPSPNRKRSSGASPEDKENFNHAFNRVKGKGRDGIESFADSNPQENIKRVTVDVDVKNMADIESAAHVVQQPSGILVEHNMNDLLLHSPDQVGSKADRLLGSSARTPKNQQPRSLAAASKQGISSTLSSGNPRAAVKSPAVFGKKHGSHSVVVTCVLSASSSAPLETTGRNVRNDAGVETFSIFSGTPFKRSIDSPSAWKSPWFINSFLPGPRVDTEIAIEDIGYFMSPGDRSYDAIGLMKHISEHSATAYANAQEVLGNETPKTLQKGTSNNHGNMEQEKTPQSRLGNRFHLAPTVLTECRTLDFSECGTPGKGTENSKSSNAVVSFSSPPSYLLKGCR, from the exons ATGGAAGGTGACAGGAAAATCCACACTCCACAAGATGGGATTGGCGATGGTGGTCAAAAAATGCGACATCTGCATGG gAGGACAAGTGGTCCTACAAGGCGTTCTACCAAAGGCCAATGGACACCAGAAGAG GATGAGATTTTGCAGAAGGCTGTTCAGCGTTTCAAAGGAAAGAACTGGAAAAAAATAG CGGAGTGTTTCAAGGACCGTACCGATGTCCAATGCCTACATAGGTGGCAGAAAGTCTTGAATCCAGAGCTTGTCAAAGGTCCATGGTCTAAAGAG GAGGATGAAGTAATTATTGAATTGGTGAACAAGCATGGTCCAAAAAAATGGTCCACCATTGCACAGCATTTACCTGGACGTATTGGTAAGCAATGTCGTGAAAG GTGGCATAATCATCTTAATCCTGCTATAAACAAAGAAGCATGGACCCAGGAAGAGGAACTGGCTTTGATTCATGCACATCAGATTTATGGGAACAAATGGGCAGAGCTAGCAAAGTTATTGCCAGGAAG GACAGACAATGCCATAAAAAATCATTGGAACAGTTCGGTAAAAAAGAAATTGGATTCTTATCTGGCATCAGGTTTACTTGCTCAGATCCCAGCCCTTCCTCTTGTTGTACATCAAAATCAACACATGCTTTCATCATCTTTAAGGATGCAGGGTAGTGGAGATGATAGTGGTCCCAAAGGAATAGAAGCAGAGGAAATATCGGAATGCAGTCAAGACTCAACTGTTGCAGGTAGCTTTAAGTCTTCAAGTGAAATGGCTAATTCAGTTTTACATGCTAGACAGGAATTCATGTTAACTCAAGAATCTGGTTCAGCAAAGGAACGAAGCTTGAGCCCACCATCTTGTTCCGAACAATATTACACATCTCTGGAAGATGTTTCAATTCCCGGGTTTACTTTTGAGGCGGATTGCTCTGACAAATTTCTTCACCAAAACTTCTCGCATGATGCTGAAACTTCTGCTGGCAGGGATCACCAGTTTAGTCTGCATGCATTACCAGATATATCATCATTGGAAGTGGGACAGGAGTCATCACAGTTGCAAACACATTATATGGGCACTAATGAAAGCCATGAAACGATGAATATTGCTGGTCGAACTTCCGAGGAGTTGAGAGCTTCTACTTCAATGGGGGATATAGCCATAGATTCTTATAAACAAGAGCCGGTGCTGATACCCGATGATGAATGTTGTAGGGTTCTATTTTCAGAGGCATTAAATGATGGTTTTTTTTCTGGAAGTCTCACAAAAGGCTCCAATATAGTTCCCTCAGGTGGATGCACTGATTCATTTTGTTGCCAATCATTAAGCGGCATTATACCTGAAGCTGGTGGAAGTTCAGCTGTACAATTTTATTGTTCTTCAGGGTCTCTAATGGTAGCTCCATGCTCTCAGCCTTCTGGGTCCCTATGTTCGCTTCAATCTGTTGATTGTGGTGCAGTTCTCTACAGTGATGAACCAAATCGGTTATTTGAAACTCAAGAAAATGGGTTTGTCACTAGTGCCCATGATGGCTTTATCTATACCAATGACTCTGCCGATCCTCCTTGCAATAATGACATAGATGACACAGGAATGCAAGAGCAACCAGATATTTTAAAGGAACCTTCAAAATTAGTCCCTGTAAATAGTTTTGGTTCTGGATCAGATATCACGGACACGTGCCATTCCATGTGTGGAAGACCACATGTACATACAGAACATCAAGATACTGGAGCACTATGTTACGAACCCCCTTGTTTTCCAAGCTTGGATATTCCATTTTTAAGTTGTGATCTGATACAATCTGGCAGCGACACGCAACAAGAATATAGTCCACTTGGTATTCGCCGGCTTATGATGTCTTCTATGAACTGCGTTACCCCATTTAGGTTGTGGGATTCACCATCTCGTGATAATAGCCCCGATGCCTTGCTGAAAAGTGCTGCTAAGACCTTCACTGGTACACCGTCCATATTGAAGAAACGACACCGCGAGTTATTGTCACCATTATCTGATAGAAGAAGTGACAAAAAGCTTGAGATTGACATGACATCCAGATTGACCAAAGATTTTTCTCGCTTGGATGTTATGTTTGATGAAAGTGGGACACAGAAAGCACCTTTACTCTCTCCATCACCAAATCGTAAAAGGAGTTCAGGAGCCTCCCCCGAGGATAAAGAAAATTTCAATCATGCCTTTAACAGGGTCAAGGGAAAGGGAAGAGATGGCATTGAATCTTTTGCTGATAGTAATCCGCAAGAAAATATAAAGCGGGTGACTGTTGATGTTGATGTTAAGAACATGGCTGATATTGAATCTGCTGCCCATGTT GTCCAGCAGCCTTCTGGTATCCTcgttgaacataacatgaatgatCTGCTTTTACATTCTCCAGATCAAGTTGGTTCTAAAGCAGACAGGTTGTTAGGTTCAAGTGCTAGAACTCCAAAAAATCAACAACCTAGAAGTTTGGCAGCTGCATCAAAACAAGGCATTTCTAGTACTTTATCTTCTGGAAATCCCCGGGCAGCTGTTAAGTCCCCTGCTGTTTTTGGGAAGAAGCACGGAAGTCATTCGGTTGTAGTTACATGCGTACTGTCTGCTTCTTCATCAGCTCCCCTGGAGACTACTGGTCGTAATGTTCGGAATGATGCTGGTGTTGAAACCTTTAGCAT ATTCAGTGGAACTCCATTTAAAAGAAGTATTGATTCCCCTTCAGCATGGAAATCCCCTTGGTTCATCAATTCTTTTCTGCCGGGCCCAAGGGTTGATACTGAAATTGCAATCGAG GATATAGGGTATTTTATGAGCCCAGGGGATAGAAGCTATGATGCCATTGGGTTGATGAAACATATAAGTGAGCACAGTGCGACTGCATATGCCAATGCTCAggaggttttgggaaatgaaactccaaaaacattacaaaagGGAACATCCAACAACCATGGGAATATGGAGCAAGAGAAAACTCCCCAGAGTCGTTTAGGGAACCGTTTCCACTTGGCACCAACCGTATTG ACGGAGTGTCGCACCCTTGACTTCAGTGAATGTGGAACACCTGGGAAGGGAACAGAAAATAGCAAATCCTCCAATGCTGTAGTAAGCTTCTCAAGCCCCCCTTCTTATCTGTTAAAGGGATGCAGATAG
- the LOC122315866 gene encoding transcription factor MYB3R-1-like isoform X1 — protein MCTGLISVSLSFSAYVSHSKAQFSDRKIHTPQDGIGDGGQKMRHLHGRTSGPTRRSTKGQWTPEEDEILQKAVQRFKGKNWKKIAECFKDRTDVQCLHRWQKVLNPELVKGPWSKEEDEVIIELVNKHGPKKWSTIAQHLPGRIGKQCRERWHNHLNPAINKEAWTQEEELALIHAHQIYGNKWAELAKLLPGRTDNAIKNHWNSSVKKKLDSYLASGLLAQIPALPLVVHQNQHMLSSSLRMQGSGDDSGPKGIEAEEISECSQDSTVAGSFKSSSEMANSVLHARQEFMLTQESGSAKERSLSPPSCSEQYYTSLEDVSIPGFTFEADCSDKFLHQNFSHDAETSAGRDHQFSLHALPDISSLEVGQESSQLQTHYMGTNESHETMNIAGRTSEELRASTSMGDIAIDSYKQEPVLIPDDECCRVLFSEALNDGFFSGSLTKGSNIVPSGGCTDSFCCQSLSGIIPEAGGSSAVQFYCSSGSLMVAPCSQPSGSLCSLQSVDCGAVLYSDEPNRLFETQENGFVTSAHDGFIYTNDSADPPCNNDIDDTGMQEQPDILKEPSKLVPVNSFGSGSDITDTCHSMCGRPHVHTEHQDTGALCYEPPCFPSLDIPFLSCDLIQSGSDTQQEYSPLGIRRLMMSSMNCVTPFRLWDSPSRDNSPDALLKSAAKTFTGTPSILKKRHRELLSPLSDRRSDKKLEIDMTSRLTKDFSRLDVMFDESGTQKAPLLSPSPNRKRSSGASPEDKENFNHAFNRVKGKGRDGIESFADSNPQENIKRVTVDVDVKNMADIESAAHVVQQPSGILVEHNMNDLLLHSPDQVGSKADRLLGSSARTPKNQQPRSLAAASKQGISSTLSSGNPRAAVKSPAVFGKKHGSHSVVVTCVLSASSSAPLETTGRNVRNDAGVETFSIFSGTPFKRSIDSPSAWKSPWFINSFLPGPRVDTEIAIEDIGYFMSPGDRSYDAIGLMKHISEHSATAYANAQEVLGNETPKTLQKGTSNNHGNMEQEKTPQSRLGNRFHLAPTVLTECRTLDFSECGTPGKGTENSKSSNAVVSFSSPPSYLLKGCR, from the exons ATGTGCACTGGTTTGATCTCAGTATCGCTTTCCTTCTCTGCCTACGTTTCGCATTCTAAAGCTCAGTTCA GTGACAGGAAAATCCACACTCCACAAGATGGGATTGGCGATGGTGGTCAAAAAATGCGACATCTGCATGG gAGGACAAGTGGTCCTACAAGGCGTTCTACCAAAGGCCAATGGACACCAGAAGAG GATGAGATTTTGCAGAAGGCTGTTCAGCGTTTCAAAGGAAAGAACTGGAAAAAAATAG CGGAGTGTTTCAAGGACCGTACCGATGTCCAATGCCTACATAGGTGGCAGAAAGTCTTGAATCCAGAGCTTGTCAAAGGTCCATGGTCTAAAGAG GAGGATGAAGTAATTATTGAATTGGTGAACAAGCATGGTCCAAAAAAATGGTCCACCATTGCACAGCATTTACCTGGACGTATTGGTAAGCAATGTCGTGAAAG GTGGCATAATCATCTTAATCCTGCTATAAACAAAGAAGCATGGACCCAGGAAGAGGAACTGGCTTTGATTCATGCACATCAGATTTATGGGAACAAATGGGCAGAGCTAGCAAAGTTATTGCCAGGAAG GACAGACAATGCCATAAAAAATCATTGGAACAGTTCGGTAAAAAAGAAATTGGATTCTTATCTGGCATCAGGTTTACTTGCTCAGATCCCAGCCCTTCCTCTTGTTGTACATCAAAATCAACACATGCTTTCATCATCTTTAAGGATGCAGGGTAGTGGAGATGATAGTGGTCCCAAAGGAATAGAAGCAGAGGAAATATCGGAATGCAGTCAAGACTCAACTGTTGCAGGTAGCTTTAAGTCTTCAAGTGAAATGGCTAATTCAGTTTTACATGCTAGACAGGAATTCATGTTAACTCAAGAATCTGGTTCAGCAAAGGAACGAAGCTTGAGCCCACCATCTTGTTCCGAACAATATTACACATCTCTGGAAGATGTTTCAATTCCCGGGTTTACTTTTGAGGCGGATTGCTCTGACAAATTTCTTCACCAAAACTTCTCGCATGATGCTGAAACTTCTGCTGGCAGGGATCACCAGTTTAGTCTGCATGCATTACCAGATATATCATCATTGGAAGTGGGACAGGAGTCATCACAGTTGCAAACACATTATATGGGCACTAATGAAAGCCATGAAACGATGAATATTGCTGGTCGAACTTCCGAGGAGTTGAGAGCTTCTACTTCAATGGGGGATATAGCCATAGATTCTTATAAACAAGAGCCGGTGCTGATACCCGATGATGAATGTTGTAGGGTTCTATTTTCAGAGGCATTAAATGATGGTTTTTTTTCTGGAAGTCTCACAAAAGGCTCCAATATAGTTCCCTCAGGTGGATGCACTGATTCATTTTGTTGCCAATCATTAAGCGGCATTATACCTGAAGCTGGTGGAAGTTCAGCTGTACAATTTTATTGTTCTTCAGGGTCTCTAATGGTAGCTCCATGCTCTCAGCCTTCTGGGTCCCTATGTTCGCTTCAATCTGTTGATTGTGGTGCAGTTCTCTACAGTGATGAACCAAATCGGTTATTTGAAACTCAAGAAAATGGGTTTGTCACTAGTGCCCATGATGGCTTTATCTATACCAATGACTCTGCCGATCCTCCTTGCAATAATGACATAGATGACACAGGAATGCAAGAGCAACCAGATATTTTAAAGGAACCTTCAAAATTAGTCCCTGTAAATAGTTTTGGTTCTGGATCAGATATCACGGACACGTGCCATTCCATGTGTGGAAGACCACATGTACATACAGAACATCAAGATACTGGAGCACTATGTTACGAACCCCCTTGTTTTCCAAGCTTGGATATTCCATTTTTAAGTTGTGATCTGATACAATCTGGCAGCGACACGCAACAAGAATATAGTCCACTTGGTATTCGCCGGCTTATGATGTCTTCTATGAACTGCGTTACCCCATTTAGGTTGTGGGATTCACCATCTCGTGATAATAGCCCCGATGCCTTGCTGAAAAGTGCTGCTAAGACCTTCACTGGTACACCGTCCATATTGAAGAAACGACACCGCGAGTTATTGTCACCATTATCTGATAGAAGAAGTGACAAAAAGCTTGAGATTGACATGACATCCAGATTGACCAAAGATTTTTCTCGCTTGGATGTTATGTTTGATGAAAGTGGGACACAGAAAGCACCTTTACTCTCTCCATCACCAAATCGTAAAAGGAGTTCAGGAGCCTCCCCCGAGGATAAAGAAAATTTCAATCATGCCTTTAACAGGGTCAAGGGAAAGGGAAGAGATGGCATTGAATCTTTTGCTGATAGTAATCCGCAAGAAAATATAAAGCGGGTGACTGTTGATGTTGATGTTAAGAACATGGCTGATATTGAATCTGCTGCCCATGTT GTCCAGCAGCCTTCTGGTATCCTcgttgaacataacatgaatgatCTGCTTTTACATTCTCCAGATCAAGTTGGTTCTAAAGCAGACAGGTTGTTAGGTTCAAGTGCTAGAACTCCAAAAAATCAACAACCTAGAAGTTTGGCAGCTGCATCAAAACAAGGCATTTCTAGTACTTTATCTTCTGGAAATCCCCGGGCAGCTGTTAAGTCCCCTGCTGTTTTTGGGAAGAAGCACGGAAGTCATTCGGTTGTAGTTACATGCGTACTGTCTGCTTCTTCATCAGCTCCCCTGGAGACTACTGGTCGTAATGTTCGGAATGATGCTGGTGTTGAAACCTTTAGCAT ATTCAGTGGAACTCCATTTAAAAGAAGTATTGATTCCCCTTCAGCATGGAAATCCCCTTGGTTCATCAATTCTTTTCTGCCGGGCCCAAGGGTTGATACTGAAATTGCAATCGAG GATATAGGGTATTTTATGAGCCCAGGGGATAGAAGCTATGATGCCATTGGGTTGATGAAACATATAAGTGAGCACAGTGCGACTGCATATGCCAATGCTCAggaggttttgggaaatgaaactccaaaaacattacaaaagGGAACATCCAACAACCATGGGAATATGGAGCAAGAGAAAACTCCCCAGAGTCGTTTAGGGAACCGTTTCCACTTGGCACCAACCGTATTG ACGGAGTGTCGCACCCTTGACTTCAGTGAATGTGGAACACCTGGGAAGGGAACAGAAAATAGCAAATCCTCCAATGCTGTAGTAAGCTTCTCAAGCCCCCCTTCTTATCTGTTAAAGGGATGCAGATAG